In Bremerella alba, one genomic interval encodes:
- a CDS encoding glycosyltransferase family 4 protein: protein MNVPDTVGHNIGFVGTRFAGTDGVSLEADKWAKVLWEHKHVSYWYGGKMDTDPDITSLVPHAYFGHPDIQWINRRIFGTTTRDPEVTRRIFALAEYLKHTLYEFTRRFNIEVMIVQNALCIPMNVPLGVAITMFIAETGFPTIAHHHDFYWERDRFSVNGINDLLSMAFPPTLPSIQHVTINLPGQADLSHRKGQSSILVPNVLNFEDPPINDDYPHSFKEDIGLSHEDFVILQPTRVVPRKGIEHAISLVNSLNNPKYKLVVTHESGDEGDEYMHALQEMAERQNVDIRFVADRVGEERGNDREGRKIYTLGDCYAAADFISYPSLYEGFGNALIEAFYFKKPILVNRYSIFVTDIEPKGFKVVTMDGYLTKDVVTQVRNLMEDGAYRQEVVEHNFELGKRFFSYSVLERKLRALVTNFTGMDDL from the coding sequence GAACACGCTTTGCCGGGACCGATGGCGTTTCGCTTGAAGCGGACAAATGGGCCAAGGTTCTTTGGGAGCATAAGCATGTCAGCTATTGGTATGGCGGGAAGATGGATACCGATCCCGACATCACCAGCCTGGTTCCGCATGCCTATTTTGGTCACCCGGATATACAATGGATTAATCGCCGTATCTTCGGTACCACAACCCGTGACCCCGAAGTTACCCGGCGGATATTCGCGCTTGCCGAGTATCTTAAACACACGTTGTACGAATTCACTCGGCGTTTCAATATCGAGGTGATGATCGTGCAAAACGCGCTCTGTATCCCGATGAACGTTCCTCTGGGCGTGGCCATCACCATGTTCATTGCCGAAACGGGTTTCCCGACGATCGCCCACCATCACGACTTTTATTGGGAACGCGATCGCTTCTCGGTCAACGGAATTAATGACCTGCTTAGCATGGCGTTTCCGCCGACACTGCCGTCGATTCAGCATGTCACGATCAACTTGCCAGGCCAGGCAGACCTTTCCCACCGCAAAGGGCAATCGTCGATCCTGGTTCCCAACGTTCTGAATTTCGAAGACCCGCCGATCAACGACGATTACCCGCACTCGTTTAAAGAAGACATCGGTCTTTCGCACGAAGACTTTGTCATTCTGCAGCCAACACGAGTCGTGCCCCGAAAAGGGATCGAGCATGCGATCTCGCTCGTCAATTCGCTCAACAACCCCAAGTACAAACTCGTCGTGACGCACGAGTCTGGCGACGAAGGGGACGAGTACATGCACGCCTTGCAAGAGATGGCCGAACGACAAAACGTCGACATTCGCTTTGTTGCCGATCGTGTCGGGGAAGAGCGTGGCAACGATCGCGAAGGTCGCAAGATATATACCCTCGGCGATTGCTACGCCGCCGCCGACTTCATTAGTTACCCGAGTCTGTACGAAGGCTTCGGCAACGCCTTGATCGAAGCATTTTACTTCAAAAAGCCCATTCTGGTGAATCGTTACTCTATCTTTGTTACCGACATTGAACCCAAGGGCTTTAAGGTCGTCACGATGGATGGCTATCTCACCAAAGATGTGGTGACCCAGGTTCGTAACCTGATGGAAGATGGTGCGTATCGCCAGGAAGTGGTCGAGCACAACTTTGAACTTGGTAAACGATTTTTCAGTTACTCCGTACTCGAACGTAAACTTCGGGCCTTGGTGACCAATTTCACCGGTATGGATGATTTATAA
- a CDS encoding alpha-amylase family glycosyl hydrolase yields the protein MIGTSEQHNTLSQQLNRMYGETVAAEVLPRLLDLLESYSAKIPEPKRTGWNETDVVLITYADQVYGPDKSPLAILKDFLVHHGYQDLLNTVHLLPFFPYTSDDGFSVVDYKQVDPNSGTWYDLHALAEHFDLAFDMVANHCSQKSEWFQKYLQGEKPYDEYFIDVDPSVDLSQVVRPRALPLLSPYETAAGEKHVWTTFSADQVDLNYGSPEVLLAMTDVLLYYVQNGSRIIRLDAIAFLWKTIGTNCLHLDETHEAVKLWRTVTEIVAPHVLLLTETNVPHAENISYFGLADEAHMVYQFSLPPLLFDAYLNEDATTLSKWMETLYDIPAGTTYFNFTASHDGIGVRPLEGLVPEQRLDKLVQATRERGGLVGMRTMADGSQKPYELNITYVDAMGEPEGFGPEHHALRFLASQAIMLAMKGVPGIYFHSLVGTQNHISGVEESGIPRRINRRKFERLELENQITEHETLQNRIFHGYQNLIAKRIEQSAFHPDGPSEVYHTGNPAIFGFKRTSPDRDQTILVLANLTDKLQGLPLSDPKLHPLTFDLISDQYVVESQGITLDPYQIVWLTEPDG from the coding sequence ATGATCGGCACGTCAGAACAACACAATACACTTAGTCAGCAGCTGAATCGCATGTACGGCGAAACGGTCGCCGCCGAAGTTCTGCCGCGTCTGCTTGATTTGCTCGAATCTTATTCTGCCAAGATTCCTGAACCCAAACGAACCGGCTGGAACGAAACGGACGTCGTCCTGATCACCTATGCCGATCAGGTCTACGGCCCTGACAAAAGCCCCTTGGCCATCCTCAAGGACTTCCTTGTCCACCACGGCTATCAAGACCTGCTCAATACAGTTCACCTGCTTCCCTTTTTTCCCTACACCTCCGACGACGGTTTCTCGGTGGTCGACTACAAACAGGTCGACCCCAATTCCGGGACGTGGTACGACCTGCACGCGCTGGCCGAGCACTTCGACCTGGCCTTTGACATGGTCGCCAATCACTGCTCGCAAAAGAGCGAGTGGTTCCAGAAGTACCTGCAAGGGGAGAAGCCATACGACGAGTACTTCATTGACGTCGACCCCAGTGTGGACCTCAGTCAGGTTGTGCGTCCACGGGCCCTGCCGCTGCTTTCTCCCTACGAAACGGCCGCCGGCGAAAAGCATGTCTGGACGACCTTCAGCGCCGATCAGGTCGATTTAAACTACGGCAGTCCAGAAGTCTTGCTGGCGATGACCGACGTGCTGCTGTATTACGTTCAAAACGGGTCCCGAATTATCCGCTTGGATGCGATTGCGTTTCTGTGGAAGACGATCGGCACCAATTGCCTGCACCTGGACGAAACCCACGAGGCAGTCAAACTGTGGCGCACCGTCACAGAAATTGTCGCTCCGCACGTGCTGCTGCTGACCGAAACCAATGTGCCGCATGCCGAGAATATCAGTTACTTCGGTTTGGCCGACGAAGCGCACATGGTCTATCAGTTCAGCCTTCCGCCGCTGCTGTTCGATGCGTATTTGAACGAAGATGCGACGACGCTTTCAAAATGGATGGAAACCCTATACGACATCCCTGCCGGCACCACCTACTTCAACTTCACCGCTTCGCACGACGGTATTGGCGTCCGCCCGCTGGAAGGGCTTGTGCCGGAGCAGCGTCTCGACAAACTGGTCCAGGCCACGCGTGAGCGCGGCGGACTGGTAGGCATGCGAACAATGGCCGACGGCTCGCAAAAGCCGTACGAATTGAACATCACCTATGTCGATGCAATGGGCGAACCTGAAGGCTTCGGCCCTGAACATCATGCCCTGCGGTTCCTGGCATCTCAGGCAATCATGCTGGCCATGAAGGGAGTCCCTGGCATCTATTTCCACAGCTTGGTCGGCACCCAGAATCACATTAGCGGCGTCGAGGAAAGTGGGATTCCACGTCGGATCAATCGTCGTAAATTCGAGCGACTTGAATTAGAGAATCAGATCACCGAGCACGAAACGCTGCAGAATCGCATCTTCCATGGTTATCAAAACCTGATTGCCAAGCGGATCGAACAGTCGGCTTTTCATCCGGATGGTCCGAGCGAAGTCTACCATACCGGTAACCCGGCTATATTCGGCTTTAAACGCACTTCACCAGACCGCGATCAAACGATTCTTGTTCTGGCAAACTTAACCGATAAGCTGCAAGGCCTTCCTCTGAGCGACCCCAAACTACATCCGCTCACGTTCGACTTGATCAGCGATCAATACGTGGTTGAGTCGCAGGGCATTACGCTCGATCCTTATCAAATCGTCTGGCTCACCGAACCTGACGGCTAG
- a CDS encoding glycosyl transferase, with the protein MSDFIQHGPISTLHDFGTLGSEQLERTLEDATSEYPMGLILPVTASDMRAPAFATIMNELEGTKFLKTIVVVLNRAPDVEDYRECRKLTAQLGNTCRVLWNDGPRGQAAFQQLTDAGFNVSVPGKGRAVWTAFGYLLADPEIKAMALHDCDIVNYHRDMLMRLCLPMAHRGFDFDFCKAYYARVTDRMHGRVVRLLVTPLLRSLIRVLGNDDFLIFLNSFRYPLSGEFAVTSTLVRANRIPSDWGLEVGTLAEVFRNTAPKRICQIDLGHPYEHKHQPISLEDANRGLMKMTADILHSIYRTLSSRGIVFNMGIFNTLESAYLRDAQDAIRQYHADAVINGLEFDRHSEEHTVEGFARMITQCGQEFFENPVMAHEMPTWTRVRSAIADFPNTLRRSVEGDSAEYT; encoded by the coding sequence TTGTCCGACTTCATACAACACGGCCCCATTTCGACCCTGCACGATTTCGGAACACTTGGTTCCGAGCAGCTCGAACGCACGCTCGAAGACGCTACCAGCGAATACCCGATGGGGCTCATCCTGCCGGTCACAGCCAGCGACATGCGGGCCCCGGCGTTCGCGACCATCATGAATGAACTGGAAGGGACGAAGTTCCTCAAGACAATTGTCGTGGTGCTCAATCGAGCCCCAGATGTTGAAGATTACCGAGAGTGTCGAAAACTGACAGCCCAGCTAGGCAACACTTGCCGCGTGCTTTGGAACGACGGTCCCCGAGGTCAGGCTGCATTTCAGCAGCTAACCGACGCTGGCTTCAACGTTTCTGTCCCCGGAAAAGGCCGAGCCGTTTGGACCGCGTTCGGCTACCTACTGGCCGATCCTGAAATCAAAGCGATGGCACTACACGACTGTGACATCGTGAACTACCACCGCGATATGCTGATGCGGTTGTGCTTGCCGATGGCGCATCGCGGTTTCGACTTCGACTTTTGCAAAGCCTATTATGCCCGCGTCACCGACCGCATGCATGGGCGTGTGGTTCGTCTGTTGGTCACACCCCTTTTGCGAAGTCTGATTCGCGTGCTGGGCAACGATGACTTTCTGATCTTCTTGAACAGCTTCCGTTACCCGCTCTCCGGCGAGTTCGCCGTGACCTCAACGCTTGTTCGCGCGAATCGCATTCCCAGCGATTGGGGTTTAGAAGTGGGAACGCTGGCCGAAGTCTTCCGCAACACGGCCCCCAAGCGGATTTGTCAGATTGACCTGGGTCATCCTTACGAGCACAAGCATCAGCCGATCTCGCTGGAAGATGCTAATCGCGGTTTGATGAAGATGACCGCCGACATTTTGCACAGCATCTACCGTACGCTCTCGAGCCGAGGCATTGTCTTTAATATGGGCATCTTCAACACGCTCGAATCGGCCTACCTGCGTGATGCCCAGGATGCAATTCGCCAGTACCATGCCGACGCGGTGATCAATGGTCTAGAGTTCGATCGCCACAGCGAAGAACACACCGTCGAAGGCTTTGCCCGCATGATCACGCAGTGCGGCCAAGAGTTTTTCGAGAACCCGGTCATGGCTCACGAGATGCCAACCTGGACTCGCGTACGAAGCGCCATCGCAGACTTCCCCAACACGCTGCGGCGTTCGGTGGAAGGGGATTCGGCAGAGTACACCTAA
- a CDS encoding 3-keto-disaccharide hydrolase has protein sequence MLKRLATGALVCLMLSAVATAADGEWKSLMDGKSFDGWKISENPESWKIEDGAFVAVGERSHLFYVGDDKPFKNFEFKAKVKTNENSNGGIYFHTKFQDKGWPKYGFEAQVNNTHHDRKKTGGIYSVKDVIDDSPAKDGEWFDYHIKVDGKHIVTKINGKIAADYTEPEDAEAGKDFTRVLDKGTFALQAHDPGSRVWFKDIQVRRLDD, from the coding sequence ATGTTGAAGCGTTTGGCCACAGGTGCCCTGGTTTGTTTGATGTTGTCCGCTGTCGCGACCGCCGCCGATGGCGAGTGGAAGTCGCTGATGGACGGCAAGTCCTTCGATGGTTGGAAGATCAGCGAAAACCCTGAATCGTGGAAGATCGAAGACGGCGCATTCGTCGCAGTCGGAGAACGCAGCCACCTGTTCTATGTTGGCGACGACAAGCCGTTCAAGAACTTTGAATTCAAAGCGAAAGTCAAAACCAACGAAAACAGCAACGGTGGGATCTATTTCCACACCAAGTTTCAAGACAAGGGTTGGCCTAAGTACGGCTTTGAAGCCCAGGTGAACAACACCCATCACGACCGGAAGAAGACCGGTGGTATCTACTCGGTCAAAGACGTCATCGACGACTCGCCGGCGAAGGATGGTGAGTGGTTCGACTACCACATCAAGGTCGACGGCAAGCACATCGTGACCAAGATCAACGGTAAGATCGCTGCCGACTATACCGAACCAGAAGACGCCGAGGCAGGTAAGGACTTCACGCGTGTGCTGGACAAGGGAACCTTCGCCCTGCAAGCTCACGACCCAGGTAGCCGAGTCTGGTTCAAGGACATCCAGGTTCGTCGTCTGGACGACTAG